In Methanofastidiosum sp., a single genomic region encodes these proteins:
- the radA gene encoding DNA repair and recombination protein RadA, whose product MEKIKDLEDLPGIGPKTAEKLREAGFRTVESIAVASPKELFEIAEIGESSASKIIEAAREAADVGGFITANELLEKRKFIGKITSGSKRLDELIAGGFETQAIIEAFGEFGSGKSQIAHQLCVNVQLPIEKGGLDGGAIFIDTESTFRPERIIQMAKGAGLDPTEVMAKIRVARAFNSDHQMLLTEKTVELIEAEKIKLLVVDSLTSSFRSEYVGRGTLAERQQKLARHLRTLHSIASNHDVCVFVTNQVSAKPDAFFGDPTRPIGGHILGHSSTIRLYLRKGKGGQRIARLVDSPNLPEGEAIFFVTENGIEDK is encoded by the coding sequence ATGGAGAAAATAAAGGATCTTGAAGATCTTCCAGGTATAGGGCCTAAGACTGCAGAAAAGTTAAGAGAGGCCGGATTTAGAACTGTGGAGTCAATAGCTGTAGCTTCACCAAAAGAATTATTTGAAATTGCAGAAATTGGTGAGAGCTCCGCCTCAAAAATAATTGAAGCTGCGAGAGAAGCAGCTGACGTAGGTGGATTTATAACAGCAAATGAACTTTTAGAAAAACGAAAATTTATTGGTAAAATTACTTCAGGGAGCAAAAGACTTGATGAATTAATAGCCGGAGGATTTGAAACTCAGGCTATAATCGAGGCTTTTGGAGAATTTGGCTCGGGAAAAAGTCAAATAGCCCACCAACTTTGTGTAAACGTACAACTTCCTATTGAAAAAGGAGGTCTTGACGGAGGGGCCATATTTATTGATACAGAAAGTACCTTCAGACCTGAGAGAATTATTCAAATGGCAAAAGGCGCGGGTTTAGATCCAACAGAAGTCATGGCCAAAATAAGGGTCGCAAGAGCATTTAATTCTGATCATCAGATGCTTCTGACTGAAAAAACAGTAGAATTAATTGAAGCAGAAAAAATAAAATTACTTGTAGTTGATTCTCTTACCTCTTCATTCAGGTCTGAATATGTCGGGAGAGGAACTTTGGCTGAAAGACAGCAAAAACTCGCAAGGCATTTAAGGACTTTACATAGTATTGCATCTAATCATGATGTTTGTGTATTTGTTACAAATCAAGTTTCAGCTAAGCCTGATGCTTTTTTTGGTGATCCCACAAGGCCAATCGGAGGACATATCCTTGGTCACTCATCTACGATTAGACTATATTTAAGAAAAGGAAAAGGCGGACAAAGAATAGCTAGACTCGTTGACTCTCCAAATTTACCGGAGGGCGAAGCAATATTCTTTGTAACTGAAAACGGAATCGAAGACAAATAG
- a CDS encoding proline--tRNA ligase: MAEDLGVTISRDEDFSEWYNQIVVKAGLADYSPIKGCMVIKPYGYAIWESIRDYLDKRIKETGHENAYFPLFIPEEFFEMEKEHVEGFTPEVAWVTHGGDTPLERKLAIRPTSETIMYSMYAKWIRSWRDLPLLINQWANVVRWETKMTKLFIRTREFLWQEGHTAHATKEEAEEEVKKMLDVYRELMEDILAIPTIPGYKTDNEKFAGAVYTMTVESLMADKKAMQAGTSHLLGQHFSKAFNITFEDKDKEKKYVWQTSWGMTTRTVGTLVMVHSDNKGLILPPRAAPIKIVIVPIIFKEGKEEVLSRCKEVQELLGKKYKVKLDDREGYTAGFKFNEWELKGIPIRIEIGPRDVKENKVVVVRRDNSQKIFLSMENLSREIDSILEDIQNTLFSNAKEFLRENTFLPKNYKELSDILNNQKGMAKVSWCERGCCEEKIKEETGATSCCIPLDQNGLEKKCIVCGEEAKKVILFAKHY, encoded by the coding sequence ATGGCCGAAGATCTTGGAGTTACCATCTCTAGAGATGAAGATTTTTCAGAGTGGTACAATCAAATTGTTGTAAAAGCAGGTCTTGCTGATTATTCACCCATTAAGGGATGTATGGTGATAAAACCATATGGTTATGCAATATGGGAAAGCATTAGAGATTATCTTGATAAAAGAATAAAGGAAACAGGACATGAAAACGCCTATTTCCCTTTATTTATTCCTGAAGAATTTTTTGAAATGGAAAAGGAGCATGTTGAAGGATTTACGCCTGAAGTTGCGTGGGTAACCCATGGTGGCGACACCCCTCTTGAAAGAAAACTTGCCATTAGACCAACATCTGAAACTATAATGTATTCGATGTATGCAAAATGGATAAGGAGTTGGCGTGATCTCCCTCTATTAATTAATCAATGGGCAAATGTAGTTAGATGGGAAACAAAAATGACAAAACTATTCATAAGAACAAGAGAATTCTTATGGCAAGAGGGCCATACAGCTCATGCAACAAAGGAAGAGGCTGAAGAAGAAGTAAAAAAAATGCTTGATGTTTATAGAGAACTAATGGAAGATATATTGGCAATTCCAACAATCCCTGGATATAAAACAGACAACGAAAAGTTTGCAGGTGCTGTGTACACTATGACAGTTGAGTCCTTAATGGCTGATAAAAAAGCTATGCAGGCAGGAACTTCTCATCTATTAGGGCAACATTTTTCTAAAGCTTTTAACATAACGTTTGAAGACAAGGATAAAGAAAAAAAGTATGTCTGGCAAACATCATGGGGAATGACAACTAGGACAGTAGGGACACTTGTAATGGTTCATAGCGATAACAAAGGACTAATTCTACCTCCAAGAGCTGCTCCAATTAAAATTGTTATAGTTCCAATTATATTCAAAGAGGGTAAGGAAGAAGTCCTCAGTAGATGTAAGGAAGTTCAAGAACTTCTTGGAAAGAAATACAAAGTCAAATTAGATGACAGAGAAGGATATACTGCAGGTTTCAAATTTAATGAATGGGAATTAAAAGGAATTCCAATTAGAATAGAGATAGGTCCAAGAGATGTAAAGGAAAACAAAGTTGTCGTTGTAAGACGTGACAACTCTCAAAAAATCTTTTTATCAATGGAAAATCTTAGCAGAGAAATAGATTCAATTCTTGAAGATATCCAGAATACTCTTTTTTCAAATGCCAAAGAGTTTCTAAGAGAAAATACATTTTTACCAAAAAACTACAAAGAATTATCAGATATATTGAACAATCAAAAAGGAATGGCAAAAGTTAGTTGGTGTGAAAGAGGTTGCTGTGAGGAAAAAATCAAAGAAGAAACTGGTGCAACTTCATGTTGCATACCTCTAGATCAAAATGGATTAGAAAAGAAATGTATTGTTTGTGGAGAAGAAGCAAAGAAAGTTATCTTATTTGCCAAACATTATTAA
- a CDS encoding peptidylprolyl isomerase has translation MKNGDFVEIQYVGKIKETGKIFDVTDETKAKQANVYNEGNKYEPIQVIVGAGHVIKGLDESLLDIEVGETKTFDISPEKGFGKRDSSLLQIMHLNDFKKHGIFPRAGLKIEINGHWATVRSVSSGRVKLDFNHPLSGKTLLYEVTVLKKIEDSTDKINAILKVRAPGIDVLFQTISIEDEKVNIGLKGINPPYRSSLEEFIKSDISTYIPEIKEVSISFLD, from the coding sequence TTGAAAAACGGAGATTTTGTTGAAATACAATATGTTGGAAAGATCAAAGAAACAGGTAAAATATTTGACGTTACAGACGAAACAAAAGCAAAACAAGCCAATGTTTATAATGAGGGAAATAAATATGAACCTATTCAGGTAATTGTAGGGGCAGGTCATGTCATAAAAGGATTGGACGAATCCCTCTTAGATATAGAAGTTGGCGAAACTAAAACTTTTGATATTTCTCCTGAAAAAGGATTTGGAAAAAGAGATTCTTCTCTTTTACAAATAATGCACTTAAACGATTTTAAAAAACATGGTATATTCCCAAGAGCTGGATTAAAAATAGAAATCAACGGGCACTGGGCCACAGTAAGAAGCGTTTCTAGCGGAAGGGTCAAACTAGACTTTAATCATCCATTGTCAGGAAAAACTCTCCTATATGAGGTAACAGTTCTTAAAAAAATTGAGGATTCAACTGATAAAATTAATGCTATTTTGAAAGTCAGGGCTCCAGGTATTGATGTTTTGTTTCAAACTATTAGCATTGAAGATGAAAAAGTTAATATTGGACTTAAAGGTATAAATCCTCCTTACAGATCATCTCTTGAGGAATTTATTAAATCAGACATTTCCACATATATTCCTGAGATAAAAGAGGTATCTATCAGTTTTCTTGATTAA
- a CDS encoding tRNA uridine(34) 5-carboxymethylaminomethyl modification radical SAM/GNAT enzyme Elp3, with translation MDYKGACKKISEEFLEGKIKNSRQLELKKSEIAAAFNLNKTPRNSDILEYLSERKEEFVSILIKRPIRTMSGVAVIAVMPLPSKCPHGRCVYCPGDAINTPQSYTGKEPATMRALSFRFHPFLQTFHRLKQLYNTGHEIDKVELIIMGGTFPSQSFDYQEYFIRECLNAMNYFDPEADEKSLDSMYDINFINNSLENRFGKYTPSSDFASYVIENEPLTLDKAQKTNEKSKIRCIGMTFETRPDWSKEIHCDRMLSYGGTRVELGVQVISDEIYKKVNRGHTVSDVIQATRILKDAGFKINYHMMPGLPGSSFEKDIDTFRTIFSDKQFMPDMVKFYSCLVLEGTELYDMWEKGEYVPYTTEEAMELILKIKEFMPKWVRTMRIQRDIPSTLVQAGVKRSNLGQMIEEELKKRNIQCKCVRCREVGRKAHKEGIFPELEDIKLLNERYEASEGLEYFISFEDIKRDILIGYVRLRKPSEHAHRKEIYRSPTGIIRELHVYGGLIRIGDKKESGWQHQGYGKKLLLEAERIAKEELDLKKMVIISGIGAREYYRKFKYKKEGPYMSKNL, from the coding sequence ATGGACTATAAAGGGGCATGTAAAAAGATTTCTGAAGAATTCTTGGAAGGAAAAATAAAAAATTCTCGACAACTTGAATTAAAAAAATCAGAAATTGCTGCTGCTTTTAATCTAAATAAAACTCCCAGAAATTCAGATATTCTTGAATACTTATCAGAGAGAAAAGAGGAATTTGTTAGTATTCTAATTAAAAGGCCAATAAGGACAATGTCAGGGGTTGCAGTTATAGCCGTTATGCCGTTACCAAGTAAATGCCCACATGGGAGATGTGTTTATTGTCCTGGCGATGCAATTAATACCCCACAAAGCTATACGGGAAAAGAGCCGGCTACAATGAGGGCTCTTAGCTTTAGATTTCATCCTTTTCTCCAGACATTTCATAGATTAAAACAGCTTTATAATACAGGCCATGAAATAGACAAAGTCGAACTTATCATCATGGGAGGAACATTTCCTTCACAATCTTTTGATTATCAGGAATATTTTATTAGAGAATGCTTAAACGCAATGAATTACTTTGATCCAGAAGCTGATGAAAAAAGCCTTGATAGTATGTATGATATCAATTTTATTAACAATTCTCTTGAAAATAGATTTGGGAAATATACCCCTTCATCCGATTTTGCATCATATGTTATAGAAAATGAACCATTAACTTTGGATAAAGCACAAAAGACTAATGAAAAATCCAAAATAAGATGCATAGGGATGACTTTTGAAACAAGGCCTGACTGGTCAAAAGAAATTCATTGTGACAGGATGCTTTCTTACGGGGGTACAAGAGTTGAACTCGGTGTCCAAGTTATTTCCGATGAAATATACAAAAAAGTAAATCGTGGGCATACCGTTTCTGATGTGATCCAAGCAACCCGTATATTAAAGGATGCTGGATTTAAAATTAATTATCACATGATGCCTGGATTACCGGGCTCTTCATTTGAAAAAGATATCGATACTTTTAGAACTATATTCTCAGATAAACAATTCATGCCGGACATGGTAAAATTTTATTCATGCCTTGTCCTTGAAGGAACAGAACTATATGATATGTGGGAAAAAGGTGAATATGTACCCTATACAACTGAAGAAGCGATGGAACTTATCCTAAAGATAAAAGAATTCATGCCAAAATGGGTAAGAACGATGAGAATCCAAAGAGATATCCCATCAACTCTTGTGCAAGCTGGTGTTAAACGTTCTAATCTTGGGCAAATGATTGAAGAAGAACTAAAGAAAAGAAATATTCAATGCAAATGTGTTAGATGTAGGGAAGTTGGAAGAAAAGCTCACAAGGAAGGTATATTTCCTGAACTTGAAGACATTAAATTGTTAAACGAAAGATATGAAGCATCGGAAGGATTAGAGTATTTTATCAGTTTTGAAGATATTAAAAGAGACATACTGATAGGTTATGTTAGATTAAGAAAACCTTCAGAGCATGCCCATAGAAAAGAGATATATAGATCCCCAACAGGAATCATAAGGGAACTTCATGTTTATGGTGGTCTAATTCGTATAGGGGATAAAAAGGAATCAGGCTGGCAACACCAAGGATATGGCAAAAAATTACTACTAGAAGCTGAAAGAATCGCAAAAGAAGAGTTAGATCTAAAAAAGATGGTAATTATTTCTGGAATCGGCGCAAGAGAATATTATAGAAAATTTAAATATAAAAAAGAAGGGCCTTACATGTCAAAGAATCTTTAA